A single genomic interval of Arctopsyche grandis isolate Sample6627 chromosome 8, ASM5162203v2, whole genome shotgun sequence harbors:
- the LOC143915490 gene encoding uncharacterized protein LOC143915490 isoform X1, which yields MNKIVGLFLVLVPLVACLPNLNVDEYVPLKRVARGYGGGGGGGGGGGFGGGQHGGGHHGHGGGFGGQGGGGHGGGGFGGLHGGGGGQHGGGGLHGGGGLQGGGGFGESGYGGGLGGQGGGLGGHGGGFGGQGGLGGHGGGLGGQGGGLGGLGGHGGGLGGQGGGLGGHGGGLGGQGGGLGGLGGHGGGLGGQGGGLGGHNGGLGGHGGGFSGSNSQAQASASSSSFGGGYGGHKG from the exons aatatGTGCCATTGAAGAGGGTTGCTAGAGGGTACGGAggtggaggtggtggtggtggaggcGGTGGATTTGGAGGTGGACAACATGGGGGCGGTCACCACGGTCACGGAGGTGGATTCGGTGGACAAGGAGGCGGTGGCCATGGAGGCGGTGGCTTCGGTGGACTTCATGGCGGTGGCGGTGGACAACATGGGGGTGGAGGACTTCATGGGGGCGGAGGACTCCAGGGAGGTGGCGGTTTCGGTGAATCAGGTTACGGAGGAGGTCTTGGAGGACAAGGAGGAGGTCTCGGAGGGCATGGAGGTGGCTTTGGAGGACAAGGTGGATTAGGAGGACATGGCGGTGGTCTAGGAGGACAAGGAGGTGGATTAGGAGGATTAGGTGGACATGGAGGTGGCCTAGGAGGACAAGGGGGTGGATTAGGTGGACATGGAGGTGGCCTAGGAGGACAAGGGGGTGGATTAGGAGGATTAGGTGGACATGGAGGTGGCCTAGGAGGACAAGGGGGTGGTCTTGGTGGACATAATGGCGGTTTGGGTGGACATGGAGGAGGTTTTTCCGGTTCCAACTCACAAGCTCAAGCTAGTGCGTCTTCATCATCCTTTGGAGGTGGATATGGAGG TCACAAAGGTTGA